In the genome of Candidatus Thermoplasmatota archaeon, the window AAGAACGAGCAGGAAATGTATAAGAAATATCCATAACGGCGAGATAAACACTGCAGCCGAGATGGCAACTGAAGCAATTGAGATGAATAAAGAATTGAAAAAACAAATTGAAAATCATCCCGATTTGCTTACAGCCGGGTATATGGAAAATGCTTCACAGGAACTGGCGGAGGCAAACATATTTCTATCGATATACAACAAAGAAGATTTGCCCAATCCAGAGGAACTGGGAATTACATATACATCCTACCTGCTCGGGCTAGGAGATACCGTCGGAGAATTGCGGAGGGTGGCCATTGATCTGCTAAAGGAGGAAAAAATAAATGAAGTGGGGGAACTATTGAAAGAAATGGAAGGCATATGTGATAAACTCATGGAATTTGATTATCCATCGGGCCTTATCCCGATAAAAAGAAAACAGGACGTGGCAAAAAAATTGCTGGAACAGACGAGAGGGGATTTTGTAATGTTCAGGAAAAATAAAGAGTTTGCGGAAAAGGTGGATATACTATTGAAAAATCTTAAAGAAAAAAAGAAAAGAAAAAAAGAGGATGAGTTTGGTCTGGACGTAGATTCCGTGTGGCGATGACCGGCTATGTGTAAAAACTATTTGTATTCTCTCGGATTATTCAACTGGCAAATGAAGGCTTAACCCCAAATTCATAGATAGCTCTTGGAATTAGCGAAAAATTATAGTCAACCCATGAGAGTGATTCTT includes:
- a CDS encoding RNA-binding protein gives rise to the protein MKNLDEISSKIEKKLNEKDGLREITLKKCRDIIRTSRKCIRNIHNGEINTAAEMATEAIEMNKELKKQIENHPDLLTAGYMENASQELAEANIFLSIYNKEDLPNPEELGITYTSYLLGLGDTVGELRRVAIDLLKEEKINEVGELLKEMEGICDKLMEFDYPSGLIPIKRKQDVAKKLLEQTRGDFVMFRKNKEFAEKVDILLKNLKEKKKRKKEDEFGLDVDSVWR